A DNA window from Nitrososphaerota archaeon contains the following coding sequences:
- a CDS encoding 30S ribosomal protein S3ae produces the protein MPKRQSAKIKDKWRSKSWLIVEAPPSFGSTQIGYIPVTDVEKAAGRVVETTLYDIVKQDPQQYVYKLYFQITEVQDGVAKSILKAYEYSREYLKSLIRRGSSMVTFIKDYVTKDGITVRVYVVAFTQRRINSSRKHAIRMAADKVLLEKTASLTYDQFAQEAVLSKIGSDIHNEARKIAALRHVGIFKFKIVKGIPVMASAANIIETAAKEEAVVEEDEEEEFEEEVEESEEEGGEAAPPTN, from the coding sequence ATGCCGAAGCGTCAGTCTGCTAAGATCAAGGATAAGTGGAGGAGCAAGAGTTGGCTGATAGTTGAGGCTCCCCCATCTTTTGGCAGCACCCAAATCGGCTACATCCCGGTTACGGATGTGGAAAAGGCGGCTGGGCGAGTTGTCGAAACCACACTCTACGATATAGTTAAACAAGACCCTCAACAATACGTGTATAAACTATACTTTCAGATCACAGAGGTTCAAGACGGGGTAGCCAAATCCATACTCAAGGCATACGAATACTCTAGAGAGTATCTAAAAAGTCTTATACGTAGGGGCTCATCCATGGTTACATTCATAAAAGACTATGTGACCAAGGATGGTATAACCGTTAGAGTATATGTAGTGGCCTTTACGCAAAGGAGGATAAACTCTTCACGTAAACACGCAATCAGAATGGCGGCTGACAAAGTTCTTTTAGAGAAGACCGCATCCCTAACTTACGACCAGTTCGCCCAAGAGGCTGTGCTGAGCAAGATAGGCTCAGACATCCATAATGAGGCCAGAAAGATCGCTGCCCTAAGACATGTTGGTATATTCAAATTCAAAATAGTGAAGGGCATACCGGTTATGGCTTCGGCTGCGAATATAATTGAAACAGCAGCCAAAGAAGAGGCTGTGGTAGAAGAAGACGAAGAAGAGGAATTTGAAGAAGAGGTTGAAGAGTCTGAAGAAGAGGGTGGCGAAGCGGCGCCTCCTACAAATTAG